From the Pseudomonas baltica genome, one window contains:
- a CDS encoding septal ring lytic transglycosylase RlpA family protein produces MRYLFFATALLLLAGCASQDDSVIDPHGYDETGVASFYGSAHQGNRTASGERFDQQDLTAAHRRLPFGTRVKITNLNNDRSVVVRINDRGPHTRNRLVDVSRAAAEQLGMIGTGTAKVRVQDLID; encoded by the coding sequence ATGCGCTACCTGTTTTTCGCTACCGCCCTGCTCCTGCTCGCCGGCTGTGCCAGCCAGGATGATTCCGTTATCGACCCCCACGGTTATGACGAAACCGGCGTAGCCTCTTTCTATGGTTCGGCTCATCAAGGCAACCGCACCGCCAGCGGTGAACGCTTCGATCAGCAGGACCTCACCGCCGCCCATCGGCGCCTGCCGTTCGGTACGCGGGTCAAGATCACCAACCTGAACAACGACCGCAGCGTGGTGGTGCGCATCAACGATCGCGGCCCGCACACGCGCAATCGCCTCGTCGATGTCTCACGCGCGGCAGCCGAGCAATTGGGCATGATCGGCACCGGTACCGCCAAAGTCCGCGTCCAGGATCTTATCGACTGA
- a CDS encoding nucleoside triphosphate pyrophosphatase: MNPIYLASGSPRRRELLTQIGVPFVPLSAAIDETPLPGEAPADYVARLALGKAIAGFASVPADARQGVVLGADTAVIVDTRILGKPVDRADALAMLASLSGREHQVLTAVALFDGTRSEVVNVSAQVRFRVFEPAEAQAYWASGEPVDKAGGYAIQGLGAVFVTSLQGSYSAVVGLPLCETAALLGRFGVPCWQ; the protein is encoded by the coding sequence ATGAACCCGATCTACCTGGCCTCCGGCTCTCCACGGCGACGCGAACTGCTGACCCAGATCGGCGTGCCCTTCGTGCCCCTCAGCGCCGCCATCGATGAAACCCCGCTGCCTGGCGAGGCGCCGGCCGACTATGTCGCTCGCCTGGCGCTGGGCAAGGCGATCGCAGGATTTGCCAGCGTGCCCGCCGATGCTCGGCAGGGCGTGGTGCTAGGCGCCGACACCGCGGTGATCGTCGACACGCGCATCCTCGGCAAGCCTGTGGATAGAGCCGATGCCCTGGCCATGCTCGCCAGCCTGTCCGGCCGCGAGCATCAGGTGCTGACCGCCGTGGCGCTGTTCGATGGCACTCGCAGTGAAGTGGTCAACGTCAGCGCCCAGGTGCGTTTTCGCGTCTTCGAGCCGGCCGAGGCGCAGGCCTACTGGGCCAGCGGTGAACCGGTCGACAAAGCGGGTGGCTACGCGATACAAGGGCTGGGGGCGGTGTTCGTCACCAGCCTGCAAGGCAGCTATTCGGCCGTCGTCGGGCTGCCGTTGTGTGAAACCGCCGCCTTGCTGGGGCGTTTCGGCGTACCCTGCTGGCAATAG
- a CDS encoding calcium/sodium antiporter: MQLALGLMMLIVGAELMVRSAVRVAARLQVRPLIIGLTVVAFGSSAPQMAISTQAVLNDAPDIAVGSVVGSSVFSLLVTLGCCALITPLRVSRQLVRLDLPVMLGASALVFVLAFIGPLGPVEGIVLLTALSGYLILLLRQAREHGRTYPAAPVPTRTWPRCTVMFVVGIGLLVGGGRWLLDATVDVAGDLGLSERVIGLTLVAVSASLPELVTSLIAALRGQRDIAVANVVGSNLFNLLGVLGFTALLAPLPLSVSPNALAFDLPVMLGVAALSLPLFYSGMRITRGEGLMLLALYAMYGLHLVSFATGMPLAARLEHAMLRYLLAPIALVIAFTTWRAWRRQH; encoded by the coding sequence ATGCAACTGGCTCTGGGCCTGATGATGCTCATCGTCGGCGCCGAGCTGATGGTGCGTTCGGCCGTGCGTGTCGCCGCAAGGTTGCAGGTACGCCCGCTCATCATCGGCCTGACTGTGGTAGCGTTCGGCAGCAGCGCGCCGCAAATGGCAATCAGCACCCAGGCCGTGCTCAACGATGCACCTGACATTGCCGTCGGCAGCGTGGTGGGCAGCAGCGTCTTCAGTCTGCTGGTGACGTTAGGCTGTTGCGCGCTGATCACCCCCCTGCGGGTGTCTCGGCAACTGGTGCGCCTGGATCTGCCAGTGATGCTGGGCGCCAGCGCGCTGGTCTTCGTGCTGGCGTTCATAGGGCCATTGGGCCCTGTCGAAGGCATCGTGCTGCTGACGGCCCTGTCGGGTTATCTGATATTGCTGTTGCGCCAGGCCCGTGAGCATGGCCGCACCTACCCCGCGGCGCCTGTGCCGACCCGTACCTGGCCACGCTGCACGGTCATGTTCGTAGTGGGCATCGGCTTGCTGGTGGGTGGCGGGCGCTGGCTGCTGGACGCCACGGTCGATGTGGCCGGCGACCTGGGGCTGTCGGAGCGAGTGATTGGCCTGACGCTGGTGGCCGTCAGCGCCTCGCTGCCAGAGTTGGTCACCTCGCTGATTGCGGCCCTGCGCGGCCAGCGCGATATCGCCGTCGCCAATGTGGTGGGCAGCAACCTGTTCAACCTCCTCGGCGTGCTGGGGTTTACCGCGCTGCTGGCACCGCTGCCGCTGTCGGTATCTCCCAATGCACTGGCCTTCGACCTGCCGGTGATGCTCGGGGTGGCGGCGTTGAGCCTGCCGCTGTTCTATTCGGGGATGCGCATCACCCGTGGTGAAGGCCTGATGCTGCTGGCGCTGTATGCCATGTACGGCCTGCATCTGGTGTCGTTCGCCACCGGCATGCCGCTTGCCGCCCGGCTGGAGCACGCGATGCTGCGCTACCTGCTGGCGCCGATCGCACTGGTGATTGCCTTCACTACCTGGCGGGCCTGGCGGCGACAGCACTGA
- the mreC gene encoding rod shape-determining protein MreC, protein MGVRLLVLAVLSVALMVVDARFTLLKPVRSQMSLVLMESYTLTDLPGRLWQGVASQFGSRTELIAENEKLKTEALLLQGRLQKLAALTEQNVRLRELLNSSTLVNEKVEVAELIGIDPNPFTHRILINKGERDGVVLGQPVLDARGLMGQVVELMPYTSRVLLLTDSTHSIPVQVNRNGLRAIASGTGNPERLELRHVADTADIKEGDLLVSSGLGQRFPAGYPVATVKEVIHDSGQPFAIVRAVPTAAMNRSRYVLLVFTDNRSPEERAAQAAQAQEAADGQPVAPGIAAVRDSAAAAAAAAAAAAAAAPPVTAGNLVGAAIVKNVVPATHSAAPVHTRAPGEAAPTHSGNSPASPAAPAPSPVPHAAAPATAPARSATPNAAPARSATPAAQERE, encoded by the coding sequence CTGGGTGTCCGCCTGCTGGTGCTGGCCGTGTTATCGGTCGCGCTGATGGTGGTCGATGCCCGCTTCACGCTGCTCAAGCCCGTGCGCAGCCAGATGTCGCTGGTGTTGATGGAGTCCTACACCCTCACCGATCTGCCTGGCCGGCTGTGGCAGGGTGTGGCCAGCCAGTTTGGCAGCCGCACCGAATTGATCGCCGAAAACGAAAAACTCAAGACCGAAGCCCTGCTGCTGCAAGGTCGCCTGCAAAAGCTCGCGGCCCTGACCGAGCAGAACGTGCGGCTGCGCGAGTTGCTCAACTCCTCGACGCTGGTGAACGAAAAGGTCGAAGTGGCTGAGTTGATCGGTATCGATCCCAACCCCTTCACCCATCGCATCCTGATCAACAAGGGTGAGCGCGATGGCGTGGTGCTGGGGCAGCCGGTACTGGATGCCCGCGGCCTGATGGGGCAAGTGGTCGAGTTGATGCCCTATACCTCACGGGTGCTGTTGTTGACCGACAGCACCCACAGTATTCCCGTGCAGGTCAATCGCAACGGCTTGCGCGCCATCGCCAGTGGCACCGGCAACCCGGAACGTCTGGAGCTGCGCCACGTAGCGGATACCGCCGACATCAAGGAAGGCGACCTGCTGGTGAGTTCCGGCTTGGGACAGCGCTTTCCGGCGGGCTATCCGGTGGCGACGGTGAAGGAGGTCATCCATGATTCCGGGCAACCGTTCGCTATTGTCCGTGCCGTGCCGACGGCGGCCATGAACCGCAGCCGTTACGTGCTGTTGGTATTTACCGACAACCGTTCGCCGGAAGAGCGCGCAGCGCAGGCGGCCCAGGCTCAGGAAGCAGCAGATGGGCAACCGGTAGCGCCGGGCATTGCCGCTGTTCGAGATTCAGCTGCGGCGGCCGCGGCGGCCGCTGCGGCTGCGGCCGCCGCAGCACCTCCGGTGACCGCCGGTAATCTGGTCGGTGCGGCGATCGTCAAAAACGTCGTGCCTGCCACTCACAGTGCTGCGCCTGTCCACACTCGGGCGCCAGGTGAAGCTGCACCGACGCACTCAGGCAATTCGCCGGCCAGCCCGGCAGCGCCTGCCCCCAGCCCGGTGCCACATGCCGCAGCGCCCGCTACCGCCCCCGCGCGCAGCGCTACACCCAACGCTGCGCCTGCCCGCAGCGCCACCCCCGCCGCGCAGGAGAGGGAATAA
- the mreD gene encoding rod shape-determining protein MreD, with translation MPSSRKSRGWIVWFTFLVGLLLTISPLPQFMEVLRPMWLALLMAFWSLELPQKIGMTTAWLLGLCIDVLYGTYLGQNALILTLITFLVLSLQQRMRTFPMWQQSLIILVVFGLAQLVQLWLSALTGNRQPTLALLLPALVSALLWPWVSFGLSGLTRRYKIN, from the coding sequence ATGCCCAGTTCGCGTAAAAGCCGTGGGTGGATCGTGTGGTTCACCTTTCTCGTCGGGTTGCTGCTGACCATCTCGCCGCTGCCGCAGTTCATGGAGGTCTTGCGGCCGATGTGGCTGGCCCTGCTGATGGCGTTCTGGTCGCTGGAGTTGCCGCAGAAGATCGGCATGACCACCGCCTGGCTGCTCGGCCTGTGCATCGATGTGCTGTATGGCACGTACCTGGGGCAGAACGCTCTGATCCTGACGCTCATCACTTTTCTGGTGCTGTCGTTGCAGCAGCGCATGCGCACTTTTCCGATGTGGCAGCAGAGCCTGATCATCCTCGTGGTGTTCGGCCTGGCGCAGTTGGTGCAACTGTGGCTCAGCGCGCTGACCGGCAATCGCCAGCCCACCCTGGCCCTGTTGCTGCCCGCGCTGGTCAGTGCCTTGCTCTGGCCGTGGGTGAGTTTCGGCCTGAGTGGCCTGACCCGTCGCTACAAAATCAATTGA
- a CDS encoding AEC family transporter codes for MLAIFLQTLAITAPVFVMLFLGLMLKRIEWIDDNFIRVASGLVFNVTMPALLFLGILHADLRTALRPAVLIYFIVATLLSFFAAWGWAIWRCPKVDRGVYVQGAFRGNNGIIGLALAASMYGAYGISMGAVLAGLVILFYNALSSIILAIYSPAMKSDPWSLFVSIVRNPLIISVLAAIPFAYWQIGLPRWLEGSAQSLGNMTLPLALICVGGTLSLASLRESSRLAISASLVKMVGLPFIGTLGAWLCGFRGADLGILFLYFAAPTASSSYIMAREAKGNHQLAAAIVVITTVAAAVTTNIGVFILQWGGWI; via the coding sequence ATGCTGGCAATCTTTCTGCAGACGCTCGCCATCACCGCTCCGGTGTTCGTCATGCTGTTTCTGGGTCTGATGCTCAAGCGCATCGAGTGGATCGACGACAACTTCATCCGTGTCGCCTCTGGCCTGGTCTTCAACGTCACCATGCCGGCGCTGCTGTTCCTCGGCATCCTCCACGCCGATTTGCGCACGGCGTTGCGCCCTGCGGTGCTGATCTATTTCATCGTGGCGACGCTGCTGAGTTTCTTCGCGGCGTGGGGCTGGGCGATCTGGCGCTGCCCCAAGGTCGACCGCGGGGTTTACGTGCAAGGAGCCTTCCGTGGCAACAACGGCATCATCGGCCTGGCGCTGGCGGCCAGTATGTACGGCGCCTACGGTATCTCGATGGGCGCGGTGCTCGCTGGCCTGGTGATTCTGTTCTACAACGCCTTGTCGTCGATCATTCTGGCCATCTACAGCCCGGCCATGAAGTCCGACCCGTGGAGCCTGTTCGTCAGCATTGTGCGCAATCCGTTGATCATCAGCGTGCTGGCCGCCATCCCCTTCGCCTACTGGCAGATCGGTTTGCCGCGCTGGCTCGAGGGCTCGGCGCAGAGCCTGGGCAACATGACCTTGCCGCTGGCGCTGATCTGCGTGGGCGGCACCTTGTCGCTGGCATCGCTGCGCGAAAGCAGCCGGCTGGCAATCAGTGCCAGCCTGGTGAAGATGGTCGGTTTGCCGTTCATTGGCACCTTGGGCGCCTGGCTGTGCGGATTCCGCGGTGCCGATCTGGGCATTCTGTTCCTGTATTTCGCCGCGCCCACGGCTTCGTCCAGCTACATCATGGCCCGCGAGGCTAAGGGCAATCACCAACTGGCGGCCGCCATCGTGGTGATCACCACGGTCGCGGCGGCGGTGACCACCAATATCGGTGTGTTCATCCTGCAGTGGGGTGGGTGGATCTGA
- the gatA gene encoding Asp-tRNA(Asn)/Glu-tRNA(Gln) amidotransferase subunit GatA codes for MHEMTLAEIARGLADKKFSSEELTRTLLARIAQLDPQLNSFISVTEELAISQAQAADARRAQGETGALLGAPLAHKDLFCTQGIRTSCGSKMLDNFKAPYDATVVAKLAAAGTVTLGKTNMDEFAMGSANESSYYGAVKNPWNLEHVPGGSSGGSAAAVAARLLPVATATDTGGSIRQPAAFTNLTGLKPTYGRVSRWGMIAYASSLDQGGVLARTAEDCALLLQGMAGFDPLDSTSIDEPVADYSATLAAPLQGLRIGVPKEYFGAGLDPRIASLVQASIKELEKLGAVIKDISLPNMQQAIPAYYVIAPAEASSNLSRFDGVRFGHRCDNPKDLTDLYKRSRAEGFGVEVQRRILVGAYALSAGYYDAYYLQAQKIRRLIKNDFMAAFHDVDLILSPTTPNPAWKLGAKNADPTAAYLEDVYTITANLAGLPGLSMPAGFADGLPVGVQLLAPYFQEGRLLNVAHQYQQVTDWHTRAPQGF; via the coding sequence ATGCATGAAATGACTCTGGCCGAGATCGCTCGCGGACTCGCCGACAAAAAGTTTTCTTCCGAAGAGCTGACCCGCACCTTGCTGGCGCGTATCGCCCAGCTCGATCCGCAGCTTAACAGCTTCATCAGCGTGACCGAGGAACTGGCCATCAGCCAGGCCCAGGCCGCCGATGCCCGCCGCGCCCAAGGTGAGACAGGCGCCCTGCTGGGTGCCCCGCTGGCGCACAAGGACCTGTTCTGCACCCAGGGCATCCGCACCAGCTGCGGCTCGAAGATGCTCGACAACTTCAAGGCGCCCTACGACGCCACCGTGGTCGCCAAACTGGCCGCTGCGGGTACCGTGACCCTGGGCAAGACCAACATGGACGAGTTCGCCATGGGCTCTGCCAACGAGTCCAGCTACTACGGCGCGGTCAAGAACCCGTGGAACCTCGAGCACGTACCTGGTGGTTCGTCGGGCGGCTCGGCTGCCGCAGTGGCGGCGCGCCTGCTGCCCGTGGCGACGGCTACCGATACCGGCGGCTCGATCCGTCAGCCCGCAGCCTTCACCAACCTCACAGGCCTCAAGCCCACCTACGGCCGGGTGTCGCGCTGGGGCATGATCGCCTACGCCTCGAGCCTCGACCAGGGCGGCGTGCTGGCCCGCACCGCTGAAGACTGCGCGCTGCTGCTGCAAGGCATGGCCGGCTTCGATCCGCTTGACTCCACCAGCATCGACGAGCCGGTAGCCGACTACAGCGCCACCCTGGCCGCGCCGCTGCAAGGCCTGCGCATCGGCGTACCGAAAGAGTACTTCGGGGCCGGCCTCGACCCGCGCATCGCCAGCCTGGTACAGGCCAGCATCAAGGAGCTGGAAAAACTCGGCGCCGTGATCAAGGACATCAGCCTGCCGAACATGCAGCAAGCCATCCCGGCCTACTACGTGATTGCCCCGGCCGAAGCGTCGTCCAACCTGTCGCGTTTCGACGGCGTGCGCTTCGGCCATCGCTGCGACAACCCTAAAGACCTCACCGATCTCTACAAGCGCTCGCGCGCCGAAGGCTTCGGTGTCGAGGTGCAGCGGCGCATTCTGGTCGGCGCCTACGCGCTGTCGGCCGGCTACTACGACGCCTACTACCTGCAAGCGCAAAAGATCCGTCGCCTGATCAAGAACGATTTCATGGCCGCATTCCATGACGTCGACCTGATCCTCAGCCCGACCACGCCGAATCCGGCCTGGAAGCTCGGCGCCAAGAATGCCGACCCGACCGCCGCGTACCTCGAAGACGTCTACACCATCACCGCCAACCTCGCCGGCCTGCCGGGCCTGTCGATGCCAGCCGGTTTTGCCGACGGCCTGCCGGTGGGTGTGCAATTGCTGGCGCCGTACTTCCAGGAAGGCCGTCTGCTCAACGTGGCGCACCAGTACCAGCAAGTTACCGACTGGCACACCCGCGCTCCTCAGGGCTTTTAA
- the gatB gene encoding Asp-tRNA(Asn)/Glu-tRNA(Gln) amidotransferase subunit GatB produces the protein MQWEVVIGLEIHTQLATQSKIFSGSSTTFGSEPNTQASLVDLGMPGVLPVLNQEAVRMAVMFGLAIDAEIGQHNVFARKNYFYPDLPKGYQISQMELPIVGKGHLDITLEDGTIKRIGVTRAHLEEDAGKSLHEDFAGSTGIDLNRAGTPLLEIVSEPEMSSAKEAVAYVKAMHSLVRYLGICDGNMAEGSLRVDCNVSIKPKGQVEFGTRCEIKNVNSFRFIEKAINSEIQRQIELIEDGGKVIQQTRLYDPNTNETRAMRSKEEANDYRYFPDPDLLPVVIEDAFLAATRATLPELPPQKRERFQSQFGLSLYDASVLASSREQADYFEQVAGISGDAKLAANWVMVELGSLLNKLGVEIDESPVSAEQLGGMLLRIKDNTISGKIAKVIFEAMANGEGSADQIIEAKGLKQVTDSGAIEKVLDEMLAANAEQVEQYRAADEAKRGKMFGFFVGQAMKASKGKANPQQVNELLKRKLEG, from the coding sequence ATGCAATGGGAAGTCGTGATCGGGCTGGAGATTCACACCCAGCTCGCCACCCAGTCGAAGATTTTCTCCGGCAGCTCCACCACGTTCGGCTCCGAGCCCAACACCCAGGCCAGCCTCGTCGACCTCGGCATGCCCGGCGTGCTGCCGGTGCTCAACCAGGAAGCCGTGCGCATGGCCGTGATGTTCGGCCTGGCCATCGATGCCGAGATCGGCCAGCACAACGTGTTCGCGCGTAAAAACTATTTTTACCCGGACCTGCCCAAGGGCTACCAGATCAGCCAGATGGAGCTGCCGATCGTCGGCAAGGGCCACCTGGACATCACCCTCGAAGACGGCACCATCAAGCGCATCGGCGTGACCCGCGCGCACCTCGAAGAAGACGCCGGCAAGAGCCTGCACGAGGACTTCGCCGGCAGCACCGGCATCGACCTCAACCGCGCCGGCACGCCGCTGCTCGAAATCGTCTCGGAGCCCGAGATGAGCAGCGCCAAGGAAGCCGTGGCCTACGTCAAGGCCATGCACTCGCTGGTGCGCTACCTGGGCATCTGCGATGGCAACATGGCCGAAGGCTCGCTGCGCGTCGACTGCAACGTTTCGATCAAACCCAAGGGCCAGGTCGAGTTCGGTACCCGCTGCGAGATCAAGAACGTCAACTCGTTCCGCTTCATCGAGAAGGCCATCAACAGCGAGATCCAGCGCCAGATCGAGCTGATCGAGGACGGCGGCAAGGTCATCCAGCAAACTCGCCTGTACGACCCGAACACCAACGAAACCCGCGCCATGCGCAGCAAGGAGGAAGCCAACGACTATCGTTACTTCCCCGACCCGGACCTGCTGCCGGTGGTCATCGAGGACGCTTTCCTGGCGGCCACCCGCGCCACCCTGCCCGAGCTGCCGCCGCAAAAGCGCGAGCGCTTCCAGAGTCAGTTCGGCCTGTCGTTGTACGACGCCAGCGTGCTGGCGTCGAGCCGCGAGCAAGCGGACTACTTCGAGCAGGTCGCGGGCATCAGTGGCGACGCCAAGCTGGCGGCCAACTGGGTGATGGTCGAGCTGGGCAGTTTGCTCAACAAGCTGGGGGTCGAGATCGACGAGTCGCCGGTCAGCGCCGAGCAGTTGGGTGGCATGTTGCTGCGCATCAAGGACAACACCATCTCCGGCAAGATCGCCAAGGTGATCTTCGAAGCCATGGCCAACGGTGAAGGCAGTGCCGACCAGATCATCGAAGCCAAGGGCCTCAAGCAGGTCACTGACAGCGGCGCGATCGAGAAGGTGCTTGACGAAATGCTCGCCGCCAATGCCGAGCAGGTCGAACAGTACCGCGCCGCCGACGAGGCCAAGCGTGGCAAGATGTTCGGCTTCTTCGTCGGTCAGGCCATGAAAGCCTCCAAAGGCAAGGCCAACCCGCAACAGGTGAACGAACTGCTCAAGCGCAAGCTCGAGGGCTGA
- a CDS encoding REP-associated tyrosine transposase: MPTRYESKKLRKGRYSETGRQYLITLVTANRERLFTSWRLAYPAIDAFKRAQQDADVESLCWVVMPDHLHWLIELKHPRLAHVLGRMKSRSTVVMNRLLNRTGPIWQKGFHDRVLRREEDVKNVARYIVANPVRAGLVEKIDDYPMWDAVWL; this comes from the coding sequence ATGCCCACACGCTATGAATCAAAAAAATTACGCAAAGGTCGTTACAGCGAGACCGGCCGTCAATATCTGATTACCTTGGTGACAGCGAATCGTGAACGGTTATTCACATCGTGGCGCCTGGCCTATCCTGCTATCGACGCCTTCAAACGCGCTCAGCAAGATGCAGATGTCGAATCCCTATGCTGGGTCGTCATGCCTGATCATCTTCACTGGCTAATCGAACTTAAGCACCCTCGACTTGCTCACGTGCTAGGCCGTATGAAGTCGCGCTCGACCGTCGTAATGAATCGCCTTTTGAATCGCACGGGGCCGATCTGGCAGAAAGGGTTTCATGATCGAGTGCTGCGCCGCGAAGAGGATGTGAAGAACGTCGCGCGCTACATCGTGGCCAACCCAGTAAGAGCGGGCTTGGTGGAAAAGATCGATGATTATCCAATGTGGGATGCTGTCTGGCTTTGA
- the kdgD gene encoding 5-dehydro-4-deoxyglucarate dehydratase → MTPQELKSILSSGLLSFPVTDFNAQGDFHKAGYIKRLEWLAPYGASALFAAGGTGEFFSLAASEYSEVIKTAVDTCATSVPILAGVGGSTRQAIEYAQEAERLGAKGLLLLPHYLTEASQDGVAAHVEAVCKSVKIGVIVYNRNVCRLTAPLLERLAERCPNLIGYKDGLGDIELMVSIRRRLGDRFSYLGGLPTAEVYAAAYKALGVPVYSSAVFNFIPKTAMDFYHAIAKDDHETVGKLIDDFFLPYLDIRNRKSGYAVSIVKAGAKIAGYDAGPVRTPLTDLTGEEYEMLAALMDKMGPQ, encoded by the coding sequence ATGACTCCACAAGAACTCAAGTCCATCCTCTCGTCCGGTCTGCTGTCTTTCCCGGTCACCGACTTCAATGCCCAAGGCGACTTCCACAAGGCTGGCTACATCAAGCGCCTCGAGTGGCTCGCCCCGTACGGCGCCAGCGCGCTGTTCGCCGCCGGCGGTACCGGTGAGTTCTTCTCCCTGGCGGCCAGCGAGTACTCGGAAGTCATCAAGACTGCGGTCGACACTTGCGCCACCAGCGTGCCAATCCTTGCCGGTGTCGGCGGTTCGACCCGCCAGGCCATCGAATACGCTCAAGAAGCCGAGCGCCTGGGTGCAAAAGGCCTGCTGCTGCTGCCGCACTACCTGACTGAAGCCAGCCAGGACGGCGTTGCCGCTCACGTCGAAGCCGTGTGCAAATCGGTCAAGATCGGTGTGATCGTCTACAACCGTAACGTCTGCCGCCTGACTGCTCCGCTGCTGGAGCGCCTGGCCGAGCGTTGCCCCAACCTGATCGGCTACAAGGATGGCCTGGGCGATATCGAGCTGATGGTCTCGATCCGCCGCCGTCTGGGCGATCGCTTCAGCTACCTGGGCGGCTTGCCGACCGCTGAAGTCTACGCCGCTGCCTACAAGGCGCTGGGCGTGCCGGTTTACTCGTCGGCCGTGTTCAACTTCATCCCGAAAACCGCGATGGACTTCTACCACGCGATTGCCAAGGATGATCACGAAACCGTTGGCAAGCTGATCGACGATTTCTTCCTGCCGTACCTGGACATCCGTAACCGCAAGTCGGGCTACGCTGTCAGCATCGTCAAGGCAGGCGCCAAGATCGCTGGCTACGACGCAGGCCCGGTGCGCACCCCGCTGACCGACCTGACCGGCGAAGAGTACGAAATGCTCGCCGCCCTGATGGACAAGATGGGTCCGCAGTAA
- the gatC gene encoding Asp-tRNA(Asn)/Glu-tRNA(Gln) amidotransferase subunit GatC: protein MALQRSDVEKIAHLARLGLAEDDIPHTLDALNSILGLVDLMQAVDTQGIEPLAHPLEASQRLRADQVTETNQRDAYQAIAPSVESGLYLVPQVIE, encoded by the coding sequence ATGGCGCTTCAACGCTCTGACGTGGAAAAGATCGCTCACCTCGCCCGATTGGGCCTGGCCGAAGACGATATTCCACACACCCTCGACGCCCTCAACAGCATTCTCGGGCTGGTCGATTTGATGCAAGCCGTCGACACTCAGGGCATCGAACCCCTGGCCCACCCCCTGGAGGCCAGCCAACGGCTGCGTGCCGACCAGGTTACCGAAACCAATCAGCGCGACGCCTACCAGGCCATCGCGCCATCGGTCGAAAGCGGCCTGTATCTGGTTCCGCAAGTCATCGAGTAA
- the mreB gene encoding rod shape-determining protein MreB, whose amino-acid sequence MFKKLRGMFSSDLSIDLGTANTLIYVRERGIVLNEPSVVAIRTHGNQKSVVAVGTEAKRMLGRTPGNIAAIRPMKDGVIADFSVCEKMLQYFINKVHENSFLQPSPRVLICVPCKSTQVERRAIRESALGAGAREVFLIEEPMAAAIGAGLPVEEARGSMVVDIGGGTTEIALISLNGVVYAESVRVGGDRFDEAIVTYVRRNYGSLIGESTAERIKQEIGTAYPGGEVREVDVRGRNLAEGVPRAFTLNSNEVLEALQESLATIVQAVKSALEQSPPELASDIAERGLVLTGGGALLRDLDKLLAQETGLPVIVAEDPLTCVARGGGRALEMMDKHTMDLLSSE is encoded by the coding sequence ATGTTCAAGAAACTGCGTGGCATGTTTTCCAGCGATCTTTCCATCGACCTGGGGACTGCCAACACCCTTATTTACGTGCGTGAGCGCGGTATCGTCCTCAATGAGCCATCAGTTGTGGCCATTCGTACCCACGGCAACCAGAAAAGTGTTGTCGCCGTCGGTACCGAGGCCAAGCGCATGCTCGGCCGTACGCCGGGCAACATTGCCGCCATTCGGCCAATGAAGGACGGCGTGATCGCCGATTTCAGCGTCTGCGAGAAGATGCTGCAATATTTCATCAACAAGGTTCACGAAAACAGCTTTCTGCAGCCCAGCCCTCGTGTGCTGATCTGCGTGCCGTGCAAGTCCACCCAGGTGGAACGTCGTGCCATTCGCGAATCGGCCCTCGGTGCCGGTGCGCGCGAAGTGTTTCTGATCGAGGAGCCAATGGCGGCTGCGATCGGCGCCGGTCTGCCGGTTGAAGAAGCCCGTGGCTCGATGGTTGTCGACATCGGTGGTGGTACTACCGAAATCGCACTGATCTCTCTGAACGGTGTGGTTTACGCCGAATCCGTACGGGTGGGTGGCGACCGTTTCGACGAAGCCATCGTCACCTACGTGCGTCGCAACTACGGCAGCCTCATCGGTGAATCCACCGCCGAGCGCATCAAGCAGGAGATCGGCACCGCTTACCCGGGTGGCGAAGTCCGTGAAGTCGATGTGCGCGGCCGCAACCTGGCCGAGGGCGTGCCTCGTGCGTTCACCCTGAACTCCAACGAAGTGCTCGAAGCCCTGCAGGAATCGCTGGCGACCATCGTTCAGGCGGTCAAGAGCGCCCTGGAGCAATCGCCGCCCGAGCTGGCTTCGGACATCGCCGAGCGCGGTCTGGTGCTCACCGGTGGTGGCGCACTGCTGCGTGATCTCGACAAGCTGCTGGCACAGGAAACCGGCTTGCCGGTGATCGTCGCCGAAGACCCGCTGACCTGCGTCGCTCGTGGCGGTGGTCGTGCTCTGGAAATGATGGACAAACACACCATGGACCTGCTCTCCAGCGAGTAA